In Papaver somniferum cultivar HN1 chromosome 9, ASM357369v1, whole genome shotgun sequence, the genomic stretch aagctagccgcaagaacatcgagctctgtgAAAGGgtaaaccaaattcgttctcgtcttcttgtaagtaatgaggatgaatttgtttgggctgcgaaaatcttagatgatgccagaaaagatttagctgtaaatgttagtctccaagttgagcatacaaccttgattagagatatgatttttgacagagaaggttactaactgctcttctttactaatcttttgattcttatgaattttcatcaagttaataattgattgtcttttgctcgcagattctgaaagtagatatcgtgaaaagattgaggaactcgaagctgaagaggaggaactcgcaaagaatctttcttctcgcaatgacAGGTATTCTagaataaaaaatcaaatcaagatcactgttgcgaattttaagaatgatgctatgcattttcgcaatcaaactatccaaatggtttgtgacaatcataatatccctcattctgattatccttgtctcttggaagagatcccacagaatactcccagtatgattatttctgatagcgaagctgatgatgaagaatctaatGGTGATgcaggttctgatggtgatgaagattctgacgcagacgaagaagggaacaagtctaatgaagataatgaaggatcaactaagaagtagtctttgtttctttctttgattctctgtaatacttgtacatttattccttctttctgtatatttgtgtttctttcattttggcaTTCATTAAaccaattcttccttgcaacacagttaatcaatataattattaatttttgaatctttgtgtaaatctaccatatggagacaaataaaattttctaatttcattcattcccatacttgcctctgttatttgtatccaaatgagagattttataaatttttcttataatgtataatttcgcaatcttatgcgaagtgaattttgattcttttcaaaatcttattcatgtgtggtcttattttgccttcctaattaaaggtcttattatgccacctcttgtcattgcgacaaaatcgcaggacgtccttgcactttcatgcaaaaacccattgatcttgccttaactttttcttttgtattgtggcctcttcaggaatgttgcgacaatatgacaggcctaaatattcttgcgaaaataaagccccatgacattgtcgtcttgcgacaaaatcgcaggacgtcttcgcactttcatgtgaaaacccattgatctcgtcttatctttttcttttgtattattgcctcttcaggattgttgcacaaatatgacaagccttaatacccttgagaataaaaagcctcatgacatttgcgtcttaagacacttatcagctccctaatggagggtgtcgcccttatatccccctggttgccccttaaaggaggcgtacttctaccatacaaggttagatcctcccattatgtcttaaaaacaaccagttgttttcgcagcctcttatcccttttacctataggtcttatggttacgagacttcaCCCTGAGTGggattttcttcaggccgagtgcagtataagacaagacttgtcaagaatggcaaattACGCTTCAAaagtccctggcactcttgactcaaccgtgtacctcggcgccttgatcagatctgcactccttgggagagtccttattaccttagtcgcccaacctaagtcatacgcttaagctgagaatccaaggtgcctctcccggaagggctttattgaccccaaatctccatgactcaggttccggtggcggtgtagcctttccctgagccatgaaacaggtacccccttatatgacgtactttaggtcttacatttgcctcttgcgaaattgtattcgcgaactagggtgtacgccataaaggttcgcctctttctcttttgtcatttttctctgattgtcttctgtaaaattcattatctctgcgagagtctcgtacATCATCatgttgtatttgcatttcgcaatctcaattttgtcattcaataaaatgtattcttgagaatttttcTTATTGCGAgggtgtcgcaacaacttaatcattcatacatttcctgtttttattaccttttccatcctctgcttttttattattttctactactgcttccttggtagtggtatgttcatcattttgtttgctcttccttcgcaagattctatctcagtttcgtaacacctctttccttcaacccaatctccctttatgattcctacaccactggggtgagggaatttgatgcattggtggaaagttgaagctatacCTAGAATCCCGTGTAGCCAAGGTCGAACAATTTATctcattgtagggtgattctacatcaacgacacagaataagatttcggaagatattcccttcaatggaattcgcatagtaacctcccctttaggcttgttagcagtaccattaaaaccatatatcttatatgttgaaggtataagatcatcatttcttcctcccatagttttataattatgataaaatatgatattcacagagcttccagtattgattagaattctattaattgcccatgaatcttcagcttcatcatgcTCATCTTCTTTCgggtttggattaatttctaattttactaccaatggatcatcatgcacctcttcaccttcgggaatatcttctgcggtaaaagaaatgatttgtttctgccattcctctagtggcgagattttcgcaatattcataatttctcttccatcgttatctcttgcgaacactctactcaaaacattgtcatgaaaatcttcgattgtcttatatgaatgtacgatagagtgacagaatagattatttgcttttgcaccaacttctatgaagaatgtttccttctttttcatcgtgtttactttgtgatgctctggtggtggtggtaatggttgagattgtgggtgccctaccaaaaagtggtttagttttccttaatctatcattctcaaaataattctttttacatttctgcaatcatttgttgtatgtccatgaaaatgatgataataacaaaactcatggcttctgtggtttggaggtggttcccttcccatgttccatggtgttggtatattcttcatcaaaattatagcttcccatattttctccacacttgcatttagaggtggcatcttgatttcttcccatactaccgtGTGACCTctttgtcctctattatagttttgtctttgacctccataagtttcttgtggttgatcgagtctttgaatcttgttatttccaccacgattgtagaaatttctttctctttcatactcttcttgatctcgtcctcccatagccaccagtttctgttgattgttacccgtcaccttctcttgttgtacttgcgaagtattcactactatgtttattagcttgggtaataagattgcattcgctgtttgtgagctgttgttcgcaactggatatgattccatttcattttgcctttcctctagagcaaagtattcttcttgaagttctcgcaattcagtcattgtgatcgtattcttgactctaaaaatttggacataaaataggtttgttgcaaacatagcattgataaatgataatataagatatctctcatctacacggccagccatttcgagacacatagttctccaccttttagtcaggtgcttcaaactttcgccaatcctctgttttaatccaaacacatcttctataccaggtcgcgaagaattattacttatatatacccctaggaatgtagtttgtagatgattgaaggatgttattgtattctttggtagaccttcaaaccattttaacgcctctcctgttaagctggatgtgaaatatttgcacaatacgacatcatgattttcccattggaacatgcacctcacgtaggctttaatgtgttgaattgcacaagttgttccatcaaaaatgctggttaatgcgggcaaattgcatttcggcgatattcctcctaattgtacttcccttgtaaatgcggttttcgcagcttcttctatagcttcatccaattgtcttctgcctacttctcctatattatttagcattcctctcatttcttctaactccttaaagatttgtttatttacacctgaattttgatccattggtctttttaatttcgcctctcttcatgtctttcttctctcgcgaaattttgcatttcttcttcattattctcatctcgtcttcttctgcgagtttcttcttcatctttatcttgaatttgcaaatgattatgtctttcattttccccttcatgattttgttcatttcttattaattccattcgctgcctttcagccatcctctttattctatcgtactcttcattgatattaccgttattccggttttgtgtacgccttttttctcgattgtcgtgattgttctggcgaattgtctcctgaagatattgttcttccatttccgctctcaatctttcacgttcgcaaattaaacgtgcttgttcagcataatatctttcaatttcttcttcaatcgtctgttgatttctttgaatttctctttcatgtaaaattcttcttccttcctcttgattttcttcgccatcttggtcatttcgtccctgacgttgtccgttctcttgatttccaccatttttcccatcatcaaaattttcattttgtggaacgtaacgatcatcagctctttctctattttcgcgatattctttattaggatttgatatttcttcttgaatattgtttccagcattaattgtgggtgagtttcgcctcatttctattctagtcgatcttgaatatgattttgtaatacttcttgatcttctattatgtagtcttatattttccatcctcaattcgtgatttttccttgttagatttgcatgttcttctgcttcagctcttctttcttcatgtattcttcgtctcaatgtttctaacgctccaattttctCATCTCCATGAATCATTCCTTCATCCGCTTCTTGATTTATCTCTACCTATCTATGGTTTCtagtttgttgctcttcttctacttcttttgccgaatttgattgccaagtgtgtatactcaccctatcataatctgtattcctctcttgtactagtgtttgttgaattggtgattgaatttgattttctctattacttctcattctagtagattctcccatttcacttctttctctcccagcaattctcttgcttcttctaacagtagtcggttgttcggatgtatttcttcttctagccatttcttcaatgttaacaatattgcaagaaattatgtaaaattcttaatcaatcactctaaaccttcacaaatctcaatattaatcttaaattttttctagaataatcttcaatactccctgtttctagcgccattatgtagttgcagaaaatcctacactacacccctcatatgatttcataattactcaactcatttttagacttacactattaattttattgatcaatctttgaatgttcttacaagaaaagataaaagaatcaagaatgacctctgctctagactttctctcttctatttacttgtttcttactcaaaaatatctctctcttctctttacaacttgaacgactatttatagggaaatgcatagtgggtgacagctaatctgtcctttattttcggctatggtctgcgacattctcgcaaccttacaaatgttaatctcgcaagctctctaattttcgcaagattatcacatctttctcgtgattctaactgacgtcgtttatcgtatcatttctgaaattgttctgcgacgctgttgtgttgtattgttgataatttcgctgagacattatcgttgcgagattctgatcctacaagggGGATTCAATAACCAAACCTTCTTAAGCCTGTTAAATCTTGATAATTTAGACAATACATCTGTTAATTTATTTTTCTCCTTTGGCATGTAAACAAATTGCCAGGAGATAAAAAACTTTAGCAAATTTTTTACGTCTCTAAGTAAATTATGAATTCTCCAGTCACAATTATAGTGATCGGTATTAACTGCTTCTTCTACCAACTGAGAGTCCAGTTCAAAACATACTTTCTCCAAATTCCTCTCCTTTGCCCATAAGATCGCCTCCCTCAGACCCCTACACTTTGCATGCTCTGTACTTGAAACTGCAGCTATATAGATGCATTTAGATCCTTTATGAGTACCTGAACCATCAAATTTAATAGTAACAAATCCTCTAGGAGGAGGTAACTAATGCACATTAGTTCTAGTTTGTCTAGATGAGTTAACTGATTGATTGTTAGATAAATCAGCAAACTAAGATATGTATTTCTCGCATCGTTGAATAATAATTTATGGTGTAGCAGAAATCCCTTTGAAAACTTTATCACATCTCTGCATCCAAATGCACCATGTTGTAATATATATTCTACATATTACTCCTTCATCTATATGACCATCTTGCAGACTTGTAAAGTGAGAGCAGATCCAATCCTTGAGAACAATATTAGGTTGAATGTGAAGACCCATTACTGCAAACTAAACCAATTTTACCAGAGAGCAGTCCAGAATACAATGAGATGAAGTTTCAAATCCCTCTCCCAGTCACGACcttcactctctctgaacaacctatcagaaaggcagttcaatccttggtcgaacatatatgtgaaCTATAGTGGAATTAGAATTAGTGTTTCTTTCATTTGGGTTCAAAACTATGTTCAAGTCTCCTATCAGGACCCAGGGCATATGCACAGAAGTACTTAAATATCTTATATACTCCTATTGTTCTGGTTGTTCATCTATATATGTAGTACCATAAACACAAGATAAAAACCAATCCCCTAAGGCTGGGGCATTATTAATGACAACATGAATCATGTTTATGGAGGAATTGATAATTTCAATCTTGAAACCATCTTTCATAACAAGATAATTCCACCTGCTCTACCAATTGAGAGAACAAAACAGTGATTAGGAAACCTTAGAGAATTTGTAAGTTGGATAATACAATCATCATTAAGTTTGGTCTCACAAAGGAAAATAAGATCTAGAGAATGTAAATTGTTTAAGTATAAGAGATGATCACGTGTCGATTTACCAAGAAATCCTTGACAATTCCAACCAATAATCTTCATAATGGCTGCACGTAAACACTAAAAAAACTTTCTACACAAGTTTTTAGTATTATGGTTATTAAATGCAGCAGTAAAAGAACTCAAGtcaaataatttaaaatcaaGAAACAGTGATGAATCAACAAAATTTAATGCAGacggaaaaatataaaaattgaaaAGGCGAGCGAGATTTTTTACCAGTGTATTGTTGGCCTTATTCATCTCATGGGACTGCTGACTTGTaccaccttgttcttcttcaatcaAGTCATGTTCCATGCCATCAAAGTCAGAGATTGGAGGTGGATTTTCAGTAATTCCCTCTATGTTATTTTCCTGATCTTCAACCCTAGATCTTTTGTGACTTCGACTAGAATCCTCCTCTTCATTTTCAGCTTCTTTTTCCTTCTTACTAGCTTCACAGATTTTTTTTCTAAGAGTATCCAAGTCCTCAACTATCTCCACTCCGTAAGCTTTAGAGAGCTCATGAATATATTCAATATACTCTTCATTGGTAAATATTCGAATCATGAGATTATCTGCAGTATTAAGAcactcatcttcatcatgatcaatAGTACAACATTTTGGACATAAGTTGTGCGACTGTCTTTCCCAGTGGAAACGAGTCCAAGTATGACCACCTGCTGCTGTATTCCACCAACCACCTCTGTGAAGAGGTTTTGAGAGATTAATTTTTATTCTAGCAGAAATAATTGAACCAAAAGTGGGTTTGCAGTCCGGCGGGTCTGTCGAGATTTTTGTTCCCAGCTCTGCAATAGCTTCGTGTACTACTGATACAGAATGATGCTCGAGCAGAATATGTTAGAATTGAACTGTCTAGTCTTGTTCATCAAAAATCCAATCTTTAACTATAATAACTACATCATATTTCTTAAGGTTCAAGTGAGCCTTAAGAATATTTACAAGGGCCCTTCCTCAAAATAGCATTCATAACCTCTTATGAGTTAAACTTGAATAGAAAATGTTACTGCCTAGCCGTCTTAT encodes the following:
- the LOC113313040 gene encoding uncharacterized protein LOC113313040, with protein sequence MRRYVGAKSAISEASEKLNTILIVHEAIAELGTKISTDPPDCKPTFGSIISARIKINLSKPLHRGGWWNTAAGGHTWTRFHWERQSHNLCPKCCTIDHDEDECLNTADNLMIRIFTNEEYIEYIHELSKAYGVEIVEDLDTLRKKICEASKKEKEAENEEEDSSRSHKRSRVEDQENNIEGITENPPPISDFDGMEHDLIEEEQGGTSQQSHEMNKANNTLLQFQVQSMQSVGV